The genomic segment GCAGGGCCGGCCCCGCAGGGCCGCAGCGCGCTCCCTGCCCGCGGAGTACAGCCCGTACCGACTCTTCCAGGCCGAGACCCGGTCCAGCGCTTCCTGCTGCAGCCGGCTGTCCCCGCAGTACAGCCCCACCATCACCTGGTCCCACTCCGCCCTGCCCCTCCACGCCACCACAGTCCGCAGCGGCCTCAGCCGCTTGCGCGCCGGGGACAAAcaccgccgccgcccgcggcgCCACGCCAGCTCGGCGCGCACCGCCatgccgccgccgccaccccgcCCATCCGCGCCCAGCTtccgctccccgccccggggcggggcgCGCGGGGGCCGCTTCCGGGGCGGGCTGTGCGGCGGCCCGAGCCTGCGGCGGCTCTCGGCCCGCCTGGGGTCGCCGGGCCTGCCCGCGGGGCTCGTCTGCCGGGCGCAGGGCGGGGGGGCCTCCTCCGGGGGTTGGCCGCAGGGCCTCTGGTCCCCGGCGAAAAGCGGCTTGGGTGCGTTGAGGCCGGTGCAGAACAGACGCGCTCTCCCCTTGTGTCGTTGCGGGGAGCTGAGGGAGGGCGAGATGCGTTTGGGGTCAGGGCGGAGGGAGCGGTGCGAGGAAGGGTGGCCAGAGGACTGGCGGGCAGGGTGCTGCGCTTGGCGGGATGTGGAACGCCGTCCCTGCAGCAAGAGGCGAAGGCAGCCGGATAATGTAGGGCTTCACGCCGTATGGGCATGACCCTACTGAACTCGGCGCTGTTGGGAAGACGGGGCTGCCACGGGCCTGAAGGGAGACGGAGGAGGCAGCTCTCCTGACTGGAGCAGTGCATATCGTACAGATGCTTCCAGTGCCCCTCACCTCCCGGCCTGGGCTGTACGTATCTGCGCTTGCAGAAGACTTAACTGCTCTTCTTTCCAGTTGCAACATTTTACAGGTTTTTGCAGCAGGCTGAATCAATAAATGATCCAGGCTATAAATCACCTtatttttggaagctttttttttaaacttttcactGACCTGTTTGCATAATGCCAGGAATACGCTTGTGTTAGGCGTCAGAGGGGAGGTAGAACCAAAACACAGGATGGGAAAAGAGCACTGGGGGTGGAAGTCCACAGAAGCTACTTACACTGGTTTTGCTAGTAGAAAAGCTAAGCCTGTAGGTTCTGGTGCTATTTCCAGCACCTAAAGAGTAGCTTGGTCTTTCCCCAAGGCTGTCAGGCCTTTAGGATAGCTTAAGCTTTTTTGTTCAATATTCCAAAGCAGGATTTTGTTTGCAAGACTGTTAATCATCCTCACCAGCTTTTTATGAACATTCTCTGAAGAAATGCTTATACTGGAAAGCTAAAACTCCTCTTATGTTCTAGCACAAATGCAGTTAATGAAGCCCCCCCTAATTTAGACTAAAACACGAGTGTGCCTGAGTGCATAGTTGAGACCATGTACACCTGAATATGtgtgaatgggaaaaaaattatagaacTTCTGCCCTGTACAAAGtacttattttattaaataccCAAGATTATGGGAAAGAAATGCTGGATGAGTTCTGTTAAAATACCATCTTTGAAAAATGCCTCGGTTCATTACAGCTTCaatctcctcctccctgcctcccccccaaaaagtcTACCTTGTTCTTTGTTGTTAATAAATGCAGGCCAAATTCAAACAAGAGTTTCATTACTCAAAAGAAGTGTAAGGTTGAGGGAACAGATTTGACATTCGTTGCCAAACTCCTGCAGTGCCTCACGCAGTGGAAGTGAATTCTCAGAAGATATGAGGCAGGGAGAAAACTTGGAATAGGGCCCTGTTCTCTGGAAATGGAGTTGCACTTTTCATCTGCTTAGAAAATGTTCTGAAAGGACAAGCTGTTTACTGCAATCAAAGGGTCTTATTCAGAGCATAGGAACACCATGTGTCATTTTGCTTGCCAGATTATTTCTGGGTTTCAGAAATCAACTGCAGCGCAAAGGTTGTAAAAGGCAAATACTGCAGTGCTGTGGAACATACAGGATACATCAAACTTGATCAGGTCACCTGCTTCCAGAACCTCAGAGACacatcagaaattaaattaaaaggagtatttttcattcttattcTCTGTGGAGAGGCAGAAAGATGTAAAGAGTTTGGTGTCTGTTATAGCGATGGAAGGGAGCAAGGACTGAACCAGCATAGATTTCACGTGCTTCATGAGCTTTCAGAGTCTGGATCTACGGGGAACTATGCTTGTGCTGTTGCTCTGCTTGTGATGTCTGGCTACACGGTTGCTCAGTACACAACTGGGAGGCAATGGGCGAAGATGGCTTGTCGCCCAGAACGTCCCACGTGAGACTGGCAGCAATTCGCCATTCTAGTTTCTGCAGCCTTGCTGTGGTGTTGGCTGAGAGAAGAGGCCAGGCTTGTCTGTGGTGTCCAGGTAGTACTTTGGGAATCTGGATGGTTAGGCTGAGTGAGGTTACTTGCACCTGCGGGTGAAGTGCCAATGAGGAGCGAAGAACCAGACTGCTATCTAGGTAAAAGGCCTAAATGGAAAACCtgttttttagaagaaaagagatttcagtgTGTCAGGGTAATGTAGGTAgtagattaaaatgaaaaatccagcAGGTGAACTGTGATAACACTTCTTCTAAAGAGACAGGAGTCTGCTTTTCATGTGTATAACTGAAAAGGAAGCCCCCAGAGCCTTCCTGAATAGTCTTGCTCTTGCTGGGAATAAGGAAATTCCTTTTCCTACTTTCTTTCCAGAGAGTTTGAAGTAAGCAAAGGTGATACCTAGAAACGGCCTTGGAATGTCAGCTGAAAGGAAATTTCACACGTAGCATGCCTTTCTTGACTGGGATTAACAACTATGTGCCAACCTTCTTCCGGGAGTAATCAAtgacaaaaatgcatttaaaatcagTGGGTGCAAAAGATTAAGCTTTGGGTCAtccagaaatgaagaaaaagccttttaaaccaaaaaaggaGAGTGACAAGAAGATGGGAGGTCAGgcagtttttttgtttgctcctgttgttttctgtattattttttaactcaaACTTGAATAAGGCACAGCCAAGAAAGAACAATGCTCTGTCTGCCTTCCTGTGGCTTGATAGTTTAATCTCTAATTGGTCCTAAGACATTTGAGCTCCACGTATTTCCCAAACACCATGGCCCTTTGAGATTGTTTGTAGAGCAGGGGGTGGCAGAGCAGTCAGAGCATATCTGGCGTGACAGTTGTTGCCTTCTTGTTTTAGTGTTATTCCCTTGAGTGGGGAGAGCGACTGCTGATAGGGCAGAGAACAAGGGAGAGGGGCCTCTGCGTCTTTTCAGTGCTAttggctggttttgttttctggcatCTATGAGACTTGAGCTTTGGAGACTAGCCATCGAACATCCTGTTTTCACTGAACTTGTCTCTGTTCTTCCCagtctcttctcctttcttctggttgcagagctgctgcaatAGCACCAAGGTAAGAATATGAAATGGCACTTCTCGGGTCGTTTCTCACATGGGGGTTGTTATGTTTGAGCAAGAGGTATCTGGCATTCTAAGCAGATAAAGGCAAGTTTAGCTGGGATCTCAAAAATCACTGTGCTCTTTAGAGAGCTAGGCAACAGAGGCCAATAATATAACTCCAATTTGCTGAGTGCTGAATTAATCTAACCTGCTTAGAATCACGCTGTGTGGATTCCTGTGCAGCAAGTACTAAGGAATGCCTTGCACACTTTTAGTCCTTATGCTCAATCCTGCTCTCATTGAAGTTAGTGAAAGTTTTAGGGTGAAGCTGCATCAAGCCTCACAGATGTTGGGATTGGCAAGGACAGCAGATGGGCAGTAATTCTCTTGTGCCATGAGCGTGTGACCAAGCTGCAGCTTCCAGCCTTTTCTGATAAAGCTGAATGAGGTGCTGTATGTAGTTCTTCACTTCTGGGAGTCTCTCCTGGTGCAGGGCTTGTTTCCCTGCTGATCCTGGGTGGAAAGGTTTGTTGCAGAAGTGACCTGTGACTCCCATGCTCAGCACTTTCTGcaaaaaagggaggagggatAACTGGACTTTCTGCGTGCATGGTCTCAGCACACTGAGCAGCCGTCTCTGGGTAAGAGACTCCAAGCAGGAAAGATAGGAAGGCTTGTTCTGTTACAAGAAGAGAAGGGCCAGAACTAGAAATGCAGAGCGTAAGAGAAGGTTGGATGGGAATGTGTAGGAATGGAGGGGAAATGGAGGGGTAGAGACAGTCAAAAGTGGATACGTGTGGGTGAAAGACAGCCCTAGTCACTTTGTCAAGAATATCCTGCCCCTATTCTGCACCTCTCCTACGTGCTCCTGAGGCTACAGAGAGCCTTGGTTTCCCTCCCTTCTTAGAATAATGTTCACAAAGCAGGGCTCGAGTTTCTCCCAGGTATGTTGGATTTTGAAGAGCAAAACAGGGGATGTATTACAGGAAATAAGGAACTGAACATGCTTTCCAATGCCCGAGGCCTTGGCAGCAGGTTCTGGTGCTATTCTGAGATGTCACCTAGCCCTGAAGGAGGAGGCAGTATGTTGTTCTGCATTTCCATCTAGTCCAGGAATCCTGCCTATAGATTCTAGGTAAGGAGCAGCTTCCTGTGGAGGGAAAGGTCGTTTGGCTCAGTGGGACTCTGTACAGGGAAGACTCAAGGAAAAATCATTAACTCAGACAACCTAAATGTTCCCACCAGGCAGCAAGGTCTCTTGTGAAACTTGTTATGCCAGGCTCAACACGGGAGAGTATGTTTAAAGACTTGTTTGGAGAATAAGCTGTTGATGACTGGTGTACCTCTTTGGCACATGGAGGTCTCTGCAAGAAACTGCTTGTGGAGAAAGAAATTGGGGGCGGAGATGGAAGAACTAGACGAGGGGAGGGATAGTGGAAGGAATGTCTTGGGAATGAGAACTTTACCTCAAATGAGTTTATTGCAATGATTATCTACAGTATATGAACAAATGTGGTGAAACAGACTCTGGACTGTGTGCTCTGTCCCCATGgggagaagctgagagggagagCAATGCAAACCAGATGTTTGTCATTTTGTTTGATGCATCTCCTGAAAAGTGCTCAGACAATACGGCCATGGAGCAGAGTCTACGATCAGGCACTGAACATGATGGGGAATGGCAGAAGTGCCTTCCTCCCTATAGGAGATGCAGGTTTCAGGtacaaaatatgctttaaaaacactgcAATAAGGTACACTGGAAAACCTTCCTGCTCCAaaacttgctttgctttacttcttttaatttgtgttcttctctttttgacTGAAGATAAACAAGAGCCTATGAGGACTtgcacctccctcctccctcacaGATGGAAGGCTCCAAGGAAAAAATCATCCTGAATATTGGGGGAGTCAGATATGAGACATACAGCAGCACCCTCCGGACCTTCCCAGGGACCAAGCTGTGCAGCCTAACAGAGCCCCATGCCCCAAGCATCTATGACTATGATCCCACCACCAAAGAGTTCTTTTTTGATAGGAGTGCTGAGATCTTCAGCTACGTGTTGAACTATTATAGGACCAAACATTTCCACTGCCCCATTGATACCTGTAGGTCAGTCTTAGAAGAAGAGCTGGCTTTCTGGGAAATAAATGAGACACAGCTAGcatcctgctgctggctgaagCTGAATAACAAAGAGGTGCAGCCAGAGGAGTTTAACATTTGGGATGAAAATGAACAGCCTGATGACCAGTGCCTCATAGTCCAGACAGAAAGAAGGGATTTCAGCTGGCGAACCAGGTGGCAGCCAAAGATTTGGTCTATGTTTGAAAAacccttttcctctttcagtgcTAAGGTAATACTATATGTGGACATGGACATAGCCTGTGTCCTTTGGGATTACTGGAATGCGTCCATGAAAAAGGCTAATGGGTTCATAGCTATGATAAGTATGCTTTGAGTCCcagattaaaagagaaaataaaattctctctTCTCATTAACAGAcacctccttctctcctcctcttgtcCCTGTTCTCTGTACAAAATGCATGCCCTGTGCCTCTTTAAAATGTCAGGCGTGCAGAGCAACAAACACAAGTCAGAGACTGCAGAGgatgttttctgtgctgctgataTTTCTGGAGCCAACATTTAGTGCTGAAGAGGCCCTCAGTGTGAGTCTGTCCGCATTACTCCAGCTGTCggacattttcctttccttacaaACTCCAATATAGGAGttcaggtggtttttttctttgacctgAATCTtctctattatttttcaaatctggaaggagaaaatgcaCTCCATGTGAGCAGAACAATGGTGATTGGAGACAGATTAGTCTGGGATTGTACTGTGCCTGTGGAGGGGATCCTGGGGTTGTGGTGGGGCAGTGAGGTTATGCGATACTTGTTTGTTGAACTAATTGCATGTGtgtcctttcctccctctgcagTGCTTGgcttttgcttctctgctgttcATCATTGGAATTGTCATCATATTCTGTGAGGAGACCAAGGCACAATTTGAGTTCTTTACTGCTAACTTCACCTCTGTTGGCTATTCTGAGGTCTCCCACAACAACCATGAGACCTATTACCACCAGGCTGCCTACTTGCTTCATCTGGAGCTTTTCTGTGTCCTCTGGTTTACTTTTGAGTTCTCTGTGCGATTTTGTTTCTGCCCAGACAAGAAGTTGTTCTTCCAAAATCCCCTGAACGTGGTTGacttcctctccctcttcccagtTTATATTGAACTCTTTGTGGCTGGACAGATTCAGAGAATGCCAAGCCTGGGGCTTTGGTTGGGCTTTGTTCGCATTGTCTATCTCCTCAAACTCCTGAAGATATCCAAGCTGATAGAAACGCCACTGATCCTCAGGGTTCTGTTGTACACCCTCAAGTCTATCCTCAGAGAGATTTGCATCCTGCTGATGATTTTGGCCTTTGAGACTCTCTTCTTTGgctctctctttttctatgGGGAGTTGCTCGGTAGCCATCCCTCCTACACAGGGGAGCTGCACTTCACTGACATTCTTGTTTGCTTCTGGTGGGCTTTGATCACGCTCACTACAGTGGGCTACGGAGATATTATCCCTCTCACCACAGTTGGCCAAGTGACGGCAGCCTTAGCTGCGGTATTCGGCATGCTAAATGTTATCATCCCAATACCCATTTTCCTGGTGAAATTTAAAAGCTATTACAACATTGCTATCTtcaaacagaagctgaaaaggagcAAGAAACATTAACACTTCAGAACTTCTGTTCCCCTTTGCCTTTAGCAATACACCTTCAGCATGGTTTATTCCCTTTGGTGGGAAGGGAGTGCAAATAGTTCTTACCGCATTTACTTGCTGCCTTAGCATATTTCAAACCATTGGGGAGGCCTCAGGTTGCAGTACTTGATACACAACTGAGCAGACCTGTTGAATCACATGGGTCTTTCCCATATTGCACGTCATCTCATGCTCTTTTACATAccacattttctctctctcatctaGCTGTTTGGAGACAGGCTGTGATGCTGCATTATAGCCTGAATGTGCACCACATAGCCCAGTTCCATGACCTGGGGCCACAGCACATTCCCTGAGCTGGCATACAACCCACGATGCTAGCTATGCCCTCCATCACCTGACAGACCATAATCTCATTTTGCATGCTGGGAAAGATTTGTGCATGGTCCTGCTCGGACAGCGAGGAAGaagcatggggttttttttcaacaaTGTTCTGTTTCCTCATTTTACCTAAACAAGCCACTACATGCGGTTTGCCTGCACTCACACACAGATGTAAAGAAGGCAGCAGGCTGAACTGAGTATCTGTGGTCCTGAGAGCCAGCACTGTTTGATAACCTGCTTTGCAGGCTCACAGGAATTGCTGTGGCATTCGGGTAGCTGCAAGCGAGGCCTCCGACCGCAAATCCTTTTtggctctgctgaagtcaatggcaacCTTTCCTTGACCTCAGTGAGATCAAAATTTCATTGGAGACTTCCAGTGGATCTACGCATTTCAACAGTTCTTGATTTTTATGTAACAAAGTCACTGAGCTATTAGCCAAAATTTCTACATGGTTTTTGCTGTTCAAGAGGAAGAACATAATCTACAGTACTCTATAATGTTATTTGCTTTCTTAAGGCATAAACTAGGAATATTTATCTTTTAACTGGATAGTCTTAATTGTTACCTatgtttaattttgaagtaaCAAGTATCATTGAggtatagaaaaaaacccacatcccATTCTTTATATAGCAGGATGATGTGCTaagattattttgtttagtAAGTAAAAATTTCTGTATACAATAACATTTATGTATTTAGATTTCATTAAGGCTGtattttaattgcaattttGATTATGTTTTGTCTGTCActatgatttttctgttcaggaTAGCATTTTAaggctgctttatttttattgaaacatCAGGTAACTTCCCTCTATTCCAATGCAATTACAGTTAGTTTTTGtctaaagagaaagaaaaaacactgcaaacatTTCAGGCACAAAGCACATGAGAAATTGGAGACACCCTGGCAGTGGAAGGAACGTCGAGGTGTTCTACTGCACCCATCTTTGCTATGCATAGAGTGGAGGGGGTGAGCAGGGTAGAGCCACGCATGCTGGTGCATAGGAATTTTTCTTAATCAGATCGAAGTGATGCTATGTTTTCTCTGGACATATATAGTCTTCTTGGAAATTCACATTAATTGCAACAGTTTAACAGAGATTTACCAGGCCTGTTCTTGAGTTTTCCCCAGTCCGGTAAAGGGTCCACAATATAATCATAGGCCATAACCCCATTTTAAGAATCCAAGTCAAATCCACTGGAACAGTTACATCTTACTGGCTGCAAAGTTAGGAGGTGGTTCAGAATGCTGCAGTGCTTATTTGTGTTTAGCCAGCTCTGCCGGTGTACATCCATTTTTCAGCAGATGCTTCACAAGGAGACAGATTTTCTGCGATTGAGGAGAGCAGCCTTCACTGCTGCCCCCTGAAGAGGGTGCTCTCTAAATGCACATGGCAGTCCCATTTCTGCACAGGAAGCACAATGTGAACATCAGAACAGGGTATTGCATTGCTCTCTAACACAACTCCATTTAGATCCAAATGTACGTTCCTGTCACATCAGTTAGTGTCCACTCCTATTTGTCATAAAAACAAGAGTTACAGCAGCAACATTAAGTCAATGTCGGTGTGATAGAGGAACTGTAGTTCCTCTGGATCAAAGGATCTAACCCTGCTGAGAACTCAGCACTGGGTTTATCAGAGGAAGAGTATGTACTCTAAGCTCAAAAAACCTGCATGGAGCTGGTGGCAAGCAGAATTGGTTAGATCAATAGTTGTTGTTCAGTTAAAGAGCAGTATATGGAAAATCATCATCTATGAAGTGTTGCCAAGCATTAACTGGCTTTCAATGCCTTGCTCATGATCTTCGTAATGTAGATGTTATGGTATCCTTGGGGAACGAGTCTCATTTTCTGAGAGTCAAAGTGCTACATATATAAGGAAAACAATGACTTGAAAGATACACTTATAGAACAGTGCAATGAATGATATAATTCACTCCAGAGAATAATCATCCAGCTGAGTTTCAAAGTggcaaagacagaaatatattATCTTGGCTACACGCTGGAGTTGCCTCTTTTGAGGTTTGTCCAGTCACCAGAAGATACTGTGGAAAAATAGCTTTCTgtatattaataatatataaatcATAAACCTACCTCCACGCTAGCGTTAGGGATTTGAAGGCTTGGAGAACAGATATCTCAGGGCTGAAAATAAGATTAGTGGTTTTCAAAAACCCGTTTAAGTTATAGCTGTCATTTGTGAAAACACCAGAAGGCAACTGTGTTGAAATGGAAGGACACAGATCACAGACTGTCCTGCAGGAGACTCTAAAGTACTTGCGACTTCCCTAATCCTTAGGGTGTGTTTCACATATGCCTCAAAGCAAAGAGAAGTTGGTCCAACAAGGAGGTCCTGTTATTTGCCCAGCCCATTGCCAC from the Gymnogyps californianus isolate 813 chromosome 9, ASM1813914v2, whole genome shotgun sequence genome contains:
- the LOC127019513 gene encoding potassium voltage-gated channel subfamily C member 1-like → MEGSKEKIILNIGGVRYETYSSTLRTFPGTKLCSLTEPHAPSIYDYDPTTKEFFFDRSAEIFSYVLNYYRTKHFHCPIDTCRSVLEEELAFWEINETQLASCCWLKLNNKEVQPEEFNIWDENEQPDDQCLIVQTERRDFSWRTRWQPKIWSMFEKPFSSFSAKCLAFASLLFIIGIVIIFCEETKAQFEFFTANFTSVGYSEVSHNNHETYYHQAAYLLHLELFCVLWFTFEFSVRFCFCPDKKLFFQNPLNVVDFLSLFPVYIELFVAGQIQRMPSLGLWLGFVRIVYLLKLLKISKLIETPLILRVLLYTLKSILREICILLMILAFETLFFGSLFFYGELLGSHPSYTGELHFTDILVCFWWALITLTTVGYGDIIPLTTVGQVTAALAAVFGMLNVIIPIPIFLVKFKSYYNIAIFKQKLKRSKKH